A single window of Microbacterium oryzae DNA harbors:
- a CDS encoding UDP-N-acetylmuramate dehydrogenase, translating to MSEVAPIPFSQLTTLRVGAAPERMVEARTREELVSALRDVWSDDDEWMVLGGGSNLLVGDEPFPGTVIRILTSGFQLVDGAREGFVRLRVEAGQNWDELVAYAVAHGLAGIEAMSGIPGTTGAAPIQNVGAYGQEIVQTLVEVELIDEATGEISTVPAADLGLGPRTSVLKRHYGSAPEREAVILSLTLELESVGTGPRPLHDARLRGALGVADGAEVSLSWIREHVLAIRAAKGMVLDDPDPDTHSAGSFFQNPILPEAVARTLPPECPRWPVEPDLDPVVVIPLAAYDGALPPIVSSRTDVKVPAAWLIEHAGIEKGFRLPRSRAGVSTKHALALTNRGGATGGEVGELARFIQSRVAAEFGIVLQPEPVLVGVEL from the coding sequence ATGAGCGAGGTCGCTCCGATCCCGTTCTCGCAGCTCACGACGCTGCGCGTCGGCGCCGCCCCCGAGCGGATGGTCGAGGCCCGCACCCGAGAGGAGCTCGTCTCCGCGCTTCGCGACGTCTGGAGCGACGACGACGAGTGGATGGTGCTGGGCGGCGGATCCAATCTGCTCGTCGGCGACGAGCCCTTCCCCGGGACCGTGATCCGCATCCTCACCAGCGGCTTCCAGCTCGTCGACGGGGCGCGCGAGGGCTTCGTGCGGCTGCGCGTCGAGGCGGGGCAGAACTGGGACGAGCTCGTCGCGTACGCCGTCGCCCACGGGCTCGCCGGCATCGAGGCGATGTCGGGCATCCCCGGCACGACCGGCGCTGCGCCCATCCAGAACGTCGGCGCGTACGGTCAGGAGATCGTGCAGACGCTCGTCGAGGTCGAGCTCATCGACGAGGCGACCGGCGAGATCTCGACCGTCCCCGCCGCCGACCTCGGACTCGGCCCGCGGACATCCGTGCTGAAGCGCCACTACGGCTCGGCGCCCGAGCGCGAGGCGGTCATCCTCTCGCTGACCCTCGAGCTCGAGAGCGTGGGCACCGGCCCGAGGCCGCTTCACGACGCACGGCTCCGTGGCGCCCTCGGTGTCGCGGACGGCGCCGAGGTGTCGCTCTCGTGGATCCGCGAGCATGTGCTGGCCATCCGCGCCGCCAAGGGCATGGTGCTCGACGACCCCGACCCCGACACGCACAGCGCGGGATCGTTCTTCCAGAACCCGATCCTGCCGGAGGCCGTCGCCCGCACGCTGCCGCCCGAGTGCCCGCGGTGGCCGGTCGAGCCCGACCTCGACCCGGTCGTCGTCATCCCGCTCGCCGCGTACGACGGCGCGCTGCCGCCCATCGTGTCGTCGCGCACCGACGTGAAGGTGCCGGCCGCGTGGCTCATCGAGCACGCGGGGATCGAGAAGGGCTTCCGACTGCCGCGCTCGCGCGCCGGCGTCTCCACGAAGCACGCCCTGGCCCTGACCAATCGCGGCGGTGCCACGGGCGGCGAGGTGGGGGAGCTCGCGCGCTTCATCCAGAGTCGCGTCGCCGCCGAATTCGGCATCGTGCTGCAGCCGGAGCCCGTGCTCGTCGGCGTCGAGCTGTAG
- a CDS encoding agmatine deiminase family protein, which yields MTWRMPAETDRHERTWMAFPREGFTLGDTDAERAAGYAAWTEVAHAVAEFEPVTMVVDPSETDRARRMLGSHVDILEAPLDEFWMRDAGPTFVVDDDRPGALGAVDWTFNGWGAPAWAEWRLSAELGRIVGRAVGAEIVSSALVNEGGGIHVDGLGTVLATETVQLDPRRNPYADKERIEAEFARTIGATRVVWLPRGLTRDYDEFGTNGHVDIVATIPSPGVLLLHEQRDPGHPDHAVTRELRAHLAQETDAAGRPFEIVDLPAPAALRDEEGFVDWSYVNHLVVNDGVIACGFGEPEADGRAREILAEVYPGRTVKTVDAREIFARGGGIHCITQQQPEVR from the coding sequence ATGACCTGGCGGATGCCCGCGGAGACCGACCGGCACGAGCGCACCTGGATGGCGTTCCCGCGCGAGGGCTTCACCCTCGGCGACACCGACGCCGAGCGCGCGGCCGGATACGCCGCCTGGACCGAGGTCGCGCACGCGGTCGCGGAGTTCGAGCCGGTCACGATGGTCGTCGATCCCAGCGAGACCGACCGCGCACGTCGCATGCTCGGCTCGCACGTCGACATCCTCGAGGCGCCGCTCGACGAGTTCTGGATGCGCGACGCGGGCCCGACGTTCGTCGTCGACGACGACCGCCCCGGCGCGCTGGGCGCGGTGGACTGGACCTTCAACGGCTGGGGTGCGCCCGCCTGGGCGGAGTGGCGCCTCTCCGCCGAGCTCGGGCGCATCGTCGGCCGCGCCGTCGGCGCCGAGATCGTGAGCTCCGCGCTCGTGAACGAGGGCGGCGGCATCCACGTCGACGGTCTGGGCACCGTGCTCGCCACGGAGACCGTGCAGCTCGACCCCCGCCGCAACCCGTACGCCGACAAGGAGCGGATCGAGGCCGAGTTCGCCCGCACGATCGGCGCGACGCGCGTGGTCTGGCTGCCGCGCGGCCTCACGCGCGACTACGACGAGTTCGGCACGAACGGCCACGTCGACATCGTCGCGACGATCCCCTCCCCCGGGGTCCTCCTGCTCCACGAGCAGCGCGACCCCGGCCATCCCGACCACGCCGTCACCCGCGAGCTGCGCGCGCATCTCGCACAGGAGACCGATGCCGCCGGCCGCCCCTTCGAGATCGTCGACCTGCCCGCGCCCGCCGCGCTGCGCGACGAGGAGGGCTTCGTCGACTGGAGCTACGTCAACCACCTCGTCGTGAACGATGGCGTGATCGCGTGCGGCTTCGGCGAGCCCGAGGCGGATGGCCGTGCCCGGGAGATCCTCGCCGAGGTGTACCCGGGTCGCACGGTGAAGACCGTCGACGCGCGCGAGATCTTCGCCCGCGGCGGCGG
- a CDS encoding MaoC/PaaZ C-terminal domain-containing protein translates to MSDLTVGDVVAERTVHLTRESLVRYAGASGDFNPIHYRDDVAVSVGLPGVLAHGMLTMGLAVGTIAEWLGDTGRILEYGVRFTRPVVVDPETGADVSVVAKVGQLTDDVARIDLTVSHADTTVLGKAQVRVRVA, encoded by the coding sequence ATGTCTGACCTGACCGTGGGCGACGTCGTCGCCGAGCGCACTGTGCACCTCACGCGCGAGTCCCTCGTGCGCTACGCCGGTGCATCCGGCGACTTCAACCCGATCCACTACCGCGACGACGTGGCGGTCTCGGTCGGTCTCCCCGGCGTCCTCGCGCACGGGATGCTCACCATGGGGCTTGCCGTCGGCACGATCGCCGAGTGGCTCGGCGACACCGGCCGCATCCTCGAGTACGGCGTCCGCTTCACGCGCCCGGTCGTCGTCGATCCCGAGACCGGCGCCGACGTCTCCGTCGTCGCCAAGGTCGGGCAGCTGACCGACGACGTCGCCCGCATCGACCTCACCGTCTCACACGCCGACACCACGGTGCTCGGCAAGGCGCAGGTGCGCGTGCGGGTCGCATGA
- a CDS encoding FAS1-like dehydratase domain-containing protein yields the protein MPVNPELVGREFPPTPPYLVGREKVREFARAVFADAPQHSDPEAARALGYTDVVAPPTFAMVVQDHTLQQLLGEPDSGIALERTIHAEQRFRYTRPIVAGDELTARLTVTGIRSVGANAMITSDAEIVDSTGAHVVTATSVLLVGGEDAANV from the coding sequence GTGCCTGTGAACCCCGAACTGGTCGGCCGCGAGTTCCCGCCGACGCCCCCGTACCTGGTGGGTCGCGAGAAGGTGCGCGAGTTCGCGCGCGCCGTCTTCGCCGACGCGCCGCAGCACTCCGACCCCGAGGCCGCACGCGCCCTCGGCTACACCGACGTTGTAGCGCCGCCGACCTTCGCGATGGTCGTCCAGGACCACACCCTGCAGCAGCTGCTCGGCGAGCCCGACAGCGGCATCGCGCTCGAGCGCACGATCCACGCCGAGCAGCGGTTCCGCTACACGCGTCCGATCGTCGCGGGCGACGAGCTCACCGCTCGCCTGACCGTCACGGGCATCCGCTCGGTCGGCGCGAACGCCATGATCACGAGCGACGCCGAGATCGTCGACAGCACCGGAGCCCACGTCGTGACCGCCACGTCCGTGCTGCTCGTCGGGGGAGAGGACGCTGCGAATGTCTGA
- a CDS encoding TetR/AcrR family transcriptional regulator yields the protein MSSEAAVPRRRAARLAPAERRAAIRRAARAAALADGLGAVTLRAVAAKAGVAPALVAHYAPSMEELVAETFAAIVREELDEVTALVADREPRAALTGLIQTLLAGTRDDVTAVWVEAWALGRRNESLAAAVRDEMDAWAGLLAAIIEAGVRTGAFRVDDPAAAAWQLLGMIDGLNAQALVRWGEASERSALMLRAAEGMLGGAR from the coding sequence ATGTCAAGCGAAGCCGCCGTCCCGCGCCGTCGCGCGGCGCGGCTCGCGCCCGCCGAGCGTCGCGCGGCCATCCGCCGCGCGGCTCGGGCGGCGGCGCTCGCCGACGGGCTCGGAGCCGTGACGCTGCGCGCGGTGGCCGCGAAGGCGGGTGTGGCTCCCGCGCTGGTGGCGCACTACGCGCCGTCGATGGAGGAGCTCGTCGCCGAGACGTTCGCGGCCATCGTGCGCGAGGAGCTCGACGAGGTGACCGCGCTCGTCGCCGACCGCGAGCCCCGGGCGGCGCTGACCGGGCTCATCCAGACCCTGCTCGCCGGCACGCGGGACGACGTGACCGCCGTGTGGGTCGAGGCCTGGGCGCTGGGGCGCCGCAATGAGTCGCTCGCCGCCGCCGTGCGCGACGAGATGGACGCCTGGGCGGGCCTTCTCGCGGCCATCATCGAGGCGGGCGTCCGGACCGGGGCCTTCCGCGTCGACGACCCGGCGGCCGCCGCGTGGCAGCTGCTGGGCATGATCGACGGCCTCAACGCGCAGGCCCTCGTGCGCTGGGGTGAGGCGTCGGAGCGCTCGGCGCTCATGCTGCGCGCCGCCGAGGGGATGCTCGGCGGCGCGCGCTGA
- a CDS encoding sulfite exporter TauE/SafE family protein, which produces MEERPTGYRAIGSFVLIGALSGFLSGLFGVGGGTVIVPLLVLLVSFSQRLSAGTSSASIIPTAAVGVITYALHGDVDWVAALLIAAGAVVGAQIGVRLLHALSEPVLRWIFVGFLVVVMISLFLIVPSRDAELQLHLLSGIGLVVLGLVTGIASGLIGVGGGIVVVPVLMLLFGMSDLVAKGTSLLMMIPTSLSGTVANIRKRNVDIPAAIGVGLTACVTAPLGAWVANLVDPRLGNILFAVFLVVIIAQMTQRAIRASRRGR; this is translated from the coding sequence ATCGAGGAGCGCCCGACGGGCTACCGCGCGATCGGGTCGTTCGTCCTCATCGGGGCGCTGTCGGGATTCCTGTCCGGGCTGTTCGGCGTCGGCGGCGGCACCGTCATCGTGCCGCTCCTGGTCCTCCTGGTGTCGTTCTCGCAGCGGCTGAGCGCCGGAACGTCCTCGGCCTCGATCATCCCCACGGCCGCGGTCGGGGTGATCACCTACGCGCTGCACGGTGATGTCGACTGGGTCGCGGCGCTCCTCATCGCCGCGGGAGCGGTCGTCGGAGCGCAGATCGGCGTGCGGCTGTTGCACGCGCTGTCGGAGCCGGTGCTCCGCTGGATCTTCGTGGGCTTCCTCGTCGTCGTGATGATCAGCCTCTTCCTCATCGTCCCCTCGCGGGATGCCGAGCTCCAGCTGCACCTCCTCAGCGGCATCGGGCTCGTCGTCCTCGGGCTCGTCACGGGCATTGCATCGGGGCTCATCGGCGTCGGTGGCGGCATCGTCGTCGTGCCGGTGCTCATGCTGCTGTTCGGCATGAGCGACCTCGTCGCCAAGGGCACGTCGCTGCTCATGATGATCCCCACGTCGCTGTCCGGCACGGTGGCGAACATCCGCAAGCGCAACGTCGACATCCCCGCGGCGATCGGCGTCGGCCTCACGGCGTGCGTCACCGCCCCGCTCGGGGCCTGGGTCGCCAACCTCGTCGACCCGCGGCTGGGGAACATCCTCTTCGCGGTGTTCCTCGTCGTGATCATCGCCCAGATGACCCAGCGGGCCATCCGCGCCTCGCGTCGCGGGCGCTGA
- a CDS encoding FBP domain-containing protein: MTPITERDIRAAFVNASRKEVADLTLPVDFAERDFDRLDYLGWADPKLPRRAYVVVEIDDRPVAVLLRQAEQRVGARAMCSWCDDVTLANDVQFFSARKAGPAGRKGDTIGTLVCANFGCSAAVRKLPPLAYEGFDREAARDERIRRLGEHVRAFVRELGA; encoded by the coding sequence ATGACCCCGATCACCGAGCGCGACATCCGCGCTGCCTTCGTCAACGCCTCCCGCAAGGAGGTCGCCGACCTCACCCTGCCCGTCGACTTCGCCGAGCGCGACTTCGACCGCCTCGACTACCTCGGCTGGGCCGACCCCAAGCTGCCGCGTCGCGCGTACGTCGTGGTCGAGATCGACGACCGCCCGGTGGCGGTCCTCCTGCGCCAGGCCGAGCAGCGCGTCGGCGCTCGCGCCATGTGCTCGTGGTGCGACGACGTGACCCTCGCCAACGACGTGCAGTTCTTCTCCGCGCGCAAGGCCGGGCCCGCCGGTCGCAAGGGCGACACCATCGGAACCCTCGTGTGCGCGAACTTCGGCTGCTCGGCGGCGGTGCGGAAGCTCCCGCCCCTCGCCTACGAGGGTTTCGACCGCGAGGCCGCGCGCGACGAGCGCATCCGGCGGCTCGGCGAGCACGTGCGCGCGTTCGTGCGCGAGCTGGGCGCGTGA